From a region of the Fusobacterium periodonticum ATCC 33693 genome:
- the kdsA gene encoding 3-deoxy-8-phosphooctulonate synthase yields the protein MLINDVNKVKVGNIVFGGKKRFVLIAGPCVMESQELMDEVAGGIKEICDRLGIEYIFKASFDKANRSSIHSYRGPGLEEGMKMLAKTKEKFNLPVITDVHEAWQCKEVAKVADILQIPAFLCRQTDLLIAAAETGKAVNIKKGQFLAPWDMKNIVVKMEESGNQNIMLCERGSTFGYNNMVVDMRSLLEMRKFNYPVVFDVTHSVQKPGGLGTATSGDREYVYPLLRAGLAIGVDAIFAEVHPNPTEAKSDGPNMLYLKDLEEILKTAIEIDKIVKGV from the coding sequence ATGTTAATTAATGATGTAAATAAGGTTAAAGTAGGCAACATAGTATTTGGAGGCAAAAAGAGATTTGTTTTAATTGCAGGGCCTTGTGTTATGGAATCTCAAGAATTGATGGATGAAGTTGCAGGAGGAATAAAAGAAATTTGTGATAGATTAGGAATAGAATATATATTTAAGGCTTCTTTTGATAAAGCAAATCGTTCTTCTATACATTCATATAGAGGACCTGGTTTAGAAGAAGGAATGAAAATGCTTGCTAAAACAAAGGAAAAATTTAATCTTCCTGTTATTACAGATGTTCATGAAGCTTGGCAATGTAAAGAAGTTGCAAAAGTAGCAGATATTTTACAAATTCCTGCATTCTTATGTAGACAAACAGATTTACTTATAGCTGCTGCTGAAACAGGTAAGGCTGTAAATATTAAAAAAGGTCAATTTTTAGCACCTTGGGATATGAAAAACATAGTTGTCAAAATGGAAGAGTCTGGAAACCAAAATATAATGTTATGTGAAAGAGGAAGTACATTTGGATACAATAATATGGTAGTGGATATGAGAAGTTTGCTTGAAATGAGAAAATTTAATTATCCTGTTGTATTTGATGTGACACACTCAGTTCAAAAACCTGGAGGACTAGGAACAGCAACATCTGGAGATAGAGAATATGTCTATCCTCTTTTAAGAGCAGGTCTTGCTATTGGGGTTGATGCAATATTTGCTGAAGTTCATCCTAATCCAACAGAAGCAAAATCTGATGGGCCAAATATGTTATATTTAAAAGATTTAGAAGAAATTTTAAAAACTGCAATAGAAATTGATAAGATAGTTAAAGGTGTATAA
- a CDS encoding carbon-nitrogen hydrolase family protein → MKKKKIKIALAQIKIKQKNIEENYKKIFEKIEEAAKENVDIICFPELATIGYTITADELQNLPEDFENTFIEKLQEKARLFQIHILVGYLESRTTKKSRDFYNSCIFIDNDGKILANARKVYLWKKEKTKFKAGNKFVVKNTKFGKIGILLCYDLEFPEPARIECLKGAEIIFVPSLWSFSAESRWHIDLAANSLFNLLFIAGCNAVGDSCCGKSKIVEPDGSTLIEASGTNEELLMATIDLEKISEIRAKIPYLTDLKK, encoded by the coding sequence ATGAAAAAGAAAAAAATTAAAATTGCTTTAGCACAAATTAAAATTAAACAAAAAAATATAGAGGAAAACTATAAAAAGATTTTTGAAAAAATAGAAGAGGCAGCTAAAGAAAATGTGGATATCATATGTTTTCCTGAACTAGCTACTATAGGTTATACCATTACTGCTGATGAACTTCAAAATCTGCCAGAAGATTTCGAAAACACTTTTATTGAAAAATTACAAGAAAAAGCAAGACTTTTTCAAATACATATCTTAGTTGGTTATCTAGAAAGTAGAACAACCAAAAAATCAAGAGATTTCTATAACTCTTGTATTTTTATTGACAATGATGGTAAAATTCTTGCTAATGCAAGAAAAGTTTATCTTTGGAAAAAAGAAAAAACTAAATTTAAAGCTGGTAATAAATTTGTAGTAAAGAATACTAAATTTGGAAAAATAGGTATATTACTTTGTTATGATTTAGAGTTTCCTGAACCTGCAAGGATAGAATGTCTGAAAGGAGCAGAAATAATTTTTGTACCTTCTTTATGGAGTTTCTCTGCTGAAAGTAGATGGCATATAGATTTAGCTGCTAACTCATTATTTAATTTACTATTTATAGCTGGTTGTAATGCAGTTGGAGATAGCTGTTGTGGAAAATCAAAGATTGTAGAGCCTGATGGAAGTACTTTAATTGAAGCTAGTGGCACAAATGAAGAATTACTAATGGCTACAATAGATTTAGAAAAAATCTCTGAAATAAGAGCTAAAATCCCTTATTTAACAGATCTAAAAAAGTAA
- a CDS encoding nitroreductase: MNEVLRAIKERRSIRKYKSDMLPKEIIDQVIESGLYAASGKGQQSPIIISVTNKELRDKLSRMNCEIGGWKEGFDPFFNAPVVLVVLAPKDWANKTYDGSLVMGNMMLAAHALNIGSCWINRARQEFETEEGKEILKSLGIEGEYEGIGHCILGYIDGENPSVPARKANRVYYVD; the protein is encoded by the coding sequence ATGAATGAAGTTTTAAGAGCAATTAAAGAAAGAAGAAGTATTAGAAAATATAAAAGTGATATGTTACCAAAAGAAATTATTGACCAAGTTATTGAAAGTGGACTTTATGCAGCAAGTGGGAAAGGGCAACAATCTCCTATTATTATTTCAGTAACAAATAAAGAACTTCGTGATAAATTATCAAGAATGAATTGCGAAATTGGAGGATGGAAAGAAGGTTTCGATCCATTTTTTAATGCACCTGTTGTATTGGTAGTTTTAGCTCCAAAAGATTGGGCAAATAAGACATATGATGGAAGTCTTGTTATGGGAAATATGATGTTAGCTGCTCATGCTCTAAATATAGGAAGTTGTTGGATAAATAGAGCAAGACAAGAATTTGAAACTGAAGAAGGGAAAGAAATTCTAAAATCTCTTGGAATTGAAGGAGAATACGAAGGGATAGGACATTGTATTTTAGGATATATAGATGGGGAAAATCCAAGTGTTCCAGCAAGAAAAGCAAATCGTGTTTACTATGTTGATTAA
- a CDS encoding nuclear transport factor 2 family protein, which yields MNNQLEQNKLNAIAFYKTMFDGDPEKAIELYVGDEYRQHNPVVADGKAGIIEYFTRMKKEYPIKEVRFVRAIAQGDLVALHTHQIWGEPYNKEYITMDFFRFDENNKIVEHWDSIQEVVKETKSGRTMY from the coding sequence ATGAATAATCAATTAGAACAAAATAAGTTAAATGCTATAGCATTTTATAAAACTATGTTTGATGGAGATCCTGAAAAAGCAATAGAATTATATGTTGGGGATGAGTATAGACAACACAATCCTGTAGTTGCAGACGGGAAAGCTGGTATAATTGAATATTTTACTAGAATGAAAAAAGAATATCCAATAAAAGAAGTTAGATTTGTTCGTGCAATAGCACAAGGGGATTTAGTTGCTTTACATACTCATCAAATTTGGGGAGAGCCTTATAATAAGGAATATATTACTATGGATTTTTTTCGTTTTGATGAAAATAATAAAATTGTTGAGCATTGGGATTCTATACAAGAAGTGGTAAAAGAAACAAAATCTGGAAGAACAATGTATTAA
- a CDS encoding YwqG family protein encodes MDFKKIMSEMLLNIKKNEITISTELNNNSEIINKSKIGGKPYLPKDFIWPYYQELPLSFLAQINLEEVNSFDKDKLLPSTGMLYFFYELETEERGYELKNKGCSKVLYFEDTSNFELIDFPKDMKDYCQVPEFKVTFKANISYPSYEDFDIIHNGGKEVADNYEDFQDAYFDIYNKHMESLDSYTKLLGYPDVIQSSMEEQCAAITKRFYMGGIDSPKKYREEVIKDSKDWILLFQMDAIEVDDYELRFEDSGHIYFWIKKEDLKNKNFDNVWLILQFYE; translated from the coding sequence ATGGATTTTAAAAAAATAATGTCAGAAATGTTACTTAATATTAAAAAGAATGAAATTACTATTTCTACTGAACTTAATAATAATTCTGAAATCATAAATAAAAGTAAAATTGGAGGAAAACCTTATCTTCCAAAAGATTTTATTTGGCCTTATTATCAAGAACTTCCTTTATCTTTTTTAGCTCAAATCAATTTAGAAGAAGTAAATTCTTTTGATAAAGATAAATTACTTCCAAGTACAGGAATGTTATATTTCTTCTATGAATTAGAAACAGAAGAGCGGGGATATGAACTTAAGAATAAAGGTTGCTCTAAAGTTCTTTATTTTGAAGATACTTCTAACTTTGAATTAATTGATTTCCCAAAAGATATGAAAGATTATTGTCAAGTTCCAGAATTCAAAGTTACTTTTAAAGCAAATATTAGTTACCCTTCTTATGAAGATTTCGATATTATTCATAATGGAGGAAAAGAAGTAGCTGATAATTATGAAGATTTTCAAGATGCTTATTTTGATATTTATAATAAACATATGGAATCTCTTGATAGTTACACAAAATTACTTGGTTATCCTGATGTAATACAAAGCTCTATGGAAGAACAATGTGCAGCTATAACTAAACGTTTTTACATGGGAGGGATCGACTCACCTAAAAAATATAGAGAAGAAGTAATAAAAGATAGTAAAGATTGGATTTTACTTTTTCAAATGGATGCAATTGAAGTTGATGATTATGAATTGAGGTTTGAAGATTCTGGACATATCTATTTTTGGATTAAAAAAGAAGATTTAAAAAATAAAAACTTTGACAATGTTTGGCTTATTTTACAATTTTATGAATAA
- a CDS encoding YwqG family protein — protein sequence MDFKKIMLEMLNNVKKNEITISTEPNENNEILNKSKIGGKPYLPKDFVWPYYQELPLSFLAQINLEEVKSLDKDNLLPDKGMLYFFYELETEEWGYHPESKGCAKVFYFEDTSNFELINFPKDMKDYCEVPEFKVTFKSNISLPSYENFYLLLKEDDAFKKHDISFNDFIPLYDEIFIPDNNYTKLLGYPEVIQNPMEEECEAVTRGFDMGGVESYPKQYQKEIRSASKDWILLFQMDTVETSDYELMFGDSGHIYFWIKKDDLANKNFEDIWLILQCY from the coding sequence ATGGATTTTAAAAAAATTATGTTAGAAATGTTAAATAATGTTAAAAAGAATGAAATTACTATTTCTACTGAACCTAATGAAAATAATGAAATTTTAAATAAAAGTAAGATTGGAGGTAAACCTTATCTTCCAAAAGACTTTGTTTGGCCTTACTATCAAGAACTTCCTTTATCTTTCTTAGCACAAATCAATTTAGAAGAAGTTAAATCTTTAGATAAAGATAACTTACTTCCAGATAAAGGTATGTTATATTTCTTCTATGAATTAGAAACAGAAGAGTGGGGATATCATCCTGAAAGTAAAGGTTGTGCTAAGGTTTTTTATTTTGAAGATACTTCTAACTTTGAATTGATTAACTTTCCAAAAGATATGAAAGATTATTGTGAAGTCCCAGAATTTAAAGTTACTTTTAAATCGAATATTAGCTTACCTTCTTATGAAAATTTTTATCTTCTTTTAAAAGAGGATGATGCTTTTAAAAAGCATGATATATCATTTAATGATTTTATTCCTTTATATGATGAAATTTTTATTCCTGATAATAACTATACAAAATTACTTGGTTATCCAGAAGTAATTCAAAATCCAATGGAAGAAGAATGTGAAGCTGTAACTAGAGGTTTTGATATGGGTGGTGTCGAATCTTATCCTAAACAATATCAAAAAGAAATAAGAAGTGCTAGTAAAGACTGGATATTACTTTTTCAAATGGACACAGTTGAAACAAGTGATTATGAATTGATGTTTGGAGATTCTGGACATATTTATTTTTGGATTAAAAAAGATGATTTAGCAAATAAGAACTTTGAAGATATTTGGCTCATTTTACAATGTTACTAA
- the thyA gene encoding thymidylate synthase, which yields MKAKFDKIYKEIVDTIAEKGIWSEGNVRTKYADGTAAHYKSYIGYQFRLDNSGDEAHLITSRFAPSKAPIRELYWIWILQSNNVNILNDLGCKFWDEWKQEDGTIGKAYGYQIAQETYGQKSQLHYVINELKKNPNSRRIMTEIWVPNELSEMALTPCVHLTQWSVIGNKLYLEVRQRSCDVALGLVANVFQYAVLHKLVALECGLEAADIIWNIHNMHIYDRHYDKLIKQVNGETFEPAKIKINNFKSIFDFKPDDVEIVDYKYGEKVSYEVAI from the coding sequence ATGAAAGCTAAGTTTGATAAGATATATAAGGAAATAGTTGATACAATAGCAGAAAAAGGAATTTGGAGTGAAGGAAATGTTAGAACTAAATATGCAGATGGAACAGCTGCACATTATAAAAGCTATATAGGTTATCAATTTAGACTTGATAATTCAGGGGATGAAGCACATTTGATAACTTCAAGATTTGCACCAAGTAAAGCACCAATCAGAGAGCTATATTGGATATGGATATTACAATCAAATAATGTAAATATTTTAAATGATTTAGGTTGTAAATTTTGGGATGAATGGAAGCAAGAAGATGGAACTATTGGAAAAGCTTATGGTTACCAAATAGCACAAGAAACTTATGGTCAAAAATCTCAGCTTCACTATGTTATAAATGAACTTAAAAAGAATCCAAATAGTAGAAGAATTATGACAGAAATTTGGGTACCTAACGAACTTTCTGAAATGGCATTAACACCTTGTGTTCATCTAACACAATGGTCAGTGATTGGCAATAAATTGTATTTAGAAGTTAGACAAAGAAGTTGTGATGTGGCATTAGGTTTAGTTGCTAATGTATTCCAATATGCAGTTTTACATAAATTAGTAGCACTTGAATGTGGACTTGAAGCAGCAGACATAATATGGAATATTCATAATATGCATATCTATGACAGACATTATGATAAATTAATAAAGCAAGTTAATGGTGAAACATTTGAGCCTGCAAAAATTAAAATAAATAATTTCAAGTCAATATTTGATTTTAAACCTGATGATGTTGAAATTGTTGACTATAAATATGGAGAAAAAGTTAGCTATGAGGTGGCTATTTAA